The region ACGGAATCATGATACCGCCTGCGAAAGCGTCATCATTCCCTTAAATTACGTAGCCCGCGGTGGGCTACAGTCGATAGCTTGCCTGGCATTTAATGCCTGATCAGCCATGCCCCTGCTTCGCATTAAATGCACTGTGGGCAAATTCGCCTTGCCTGACCCAGCTGCTTGAGCCCGGGGTAACCATGCTCAGAGGCTTTGGCCATGCTTGAGAGCCTCGTGGTGTTCGGGAACGCATCGCGATGCCACCGCTCTTTTAGCCATGCCAGGTGTCATGCTCGGAGTATCTCTTCTACTCTTTTTGGATGATTTATGATTTGCTTGATTGGATCGTAGCAAGACTGGACGAGACCAAGCTTCTCCAACATAGGCCATAACTTAACTTACTTACGTTGTGGAAATAATTTTTTGGGAGGCCCATTTAGGTGTGCCCGGGAACCCCGTTTTCCAATCCACCGACAGTTTAGGACATGAATTCTAGAATTGGGAGCATTCAAGAGACTTGGGTATTTTGCCATCATGGGATTTCGTAGAATTTTACTGTTCTGATGCTTTGAATTTTGGTTTCATTGTTTGTTCAAGAGCTTCCGGGATCTGGCATTTTGTGGGATAATTAGGAAACATAAATTATTGCCGTGATCAGAATGTACGAGCTAAATTTAGAGTCAGGAATAGCATGAAAATATGTTTGCACTATCCTTCATTTTTTAGTCAGATAATATGTATAAGAACAAAATTGATTGGCCAGGTGGGGAAGCCTTGCACATGAGACTGACAAGTGCGAGGAGCTGAACAGAGTAGTCAAATTATAAACAAAAATGATGGAGCATTCTTGACAATCCTATTTTCATGTTACAATACTAGCTTGTTGTCTCTGCTGTAAGATTAAGGAATCATGGAATCAATTGGTACTTCTATTTGCATACAACAAACCTGTATAGCATAGAGCAGTAAGATTATTTTACCTAAATATATGCTTGCAAGTATTTCAGCACTCATGGAGTAGTGTGTGCTAAGGAATATTGTTTTATCTATAAATTAGAGAGATGAAAAATATATAGATTCCACAAATTTATCATGTCATAATTGTTCAAACTTTTTTGGCTAATGCTATTCTCTTGCATAAAAAAGTAATATGTTTTGTTTCTTATTGTGTTTGAATACTTCTATATCATGTTGTGTCCAGTCATTTCAGTATGGTGTCACTGTATCAGTAGCTTTAGATGGAAATATATGTATTATGTGCCATAGTCATGCAAGAAGAAAACTGTATGTAAGAAAATAAATAAGATAGGAGGTTGAATATGTTGAACGAACAGTTTAGAAATTTACCATGATTTCGAACTTTGAAGGCTTGGTTCTAATGCGGTTTGATGCATTTTCAGCTCATTAAGGATTCCCTGGGTAGAGTTTACTTACCTTTTATGTGGTCATACACATGCTACATTTTATAATTGTAGGCGATCTCtaagtttattatttttgaaaTGTCTCTACTACGTTTTCTCAACAGTATTTTTGGCATGCAACATTAGCTACAAGTGTCATCGCAAAAAAAAGGGCTACAAGTGTTAGTTTACTTTTCTGCACCAATTGGAATTGAAGCCAATGCAGTCAGTTGCTGCATGATTGATATTTTTCTGAGACATTGCTAAGTGACTAAGACTTGAATGGAATGTTTCCAGGTATATGTGATGTAATACATTAAAGAGACATGGATGAAAGTCACCTTTCAAGATAACATGTTTTTCCTTTGCCCCTGCTAACACTACATTCTTAATTCAGCCATGAAAACAATTTAGTTTTGATCTGCCAGGTTCTTTTTATAGGTCTACGGAAgtccttatcacacctgatcaattTCCATTAAGCCACATCACTGATGGCAAAAAGAACTGTAACAATTACAGGGAATGTGGTGGAGAGGGAAGCGCAACTCCAGAAGTCAGGAACACCAAGGACAAAAGATAGGAAAATGAAGGTAGGGGAACTACGTGTCATTAAAAACCACCGTCTTAGTTAAGCATCTATCCTTTGGCTCTTTTATTACCGCCTTAAAAAGAACACATATgaataaatttgattttttttctatctACAGATAATTATGGAAAGCATGTTCCATATCATGCTTCCTCTTTCTTGTGATATTCTGTTTTATGTGAACAACGACGAATATTAGGATGCTTCGGACTTGGATAAGAGCATGGTTATGCACATTCTCATTGTGCAAAAGTTCCATATGTTCATTTGCTTAGATTTGTGATATAATATTATTCAGTGCAGCTCACATAATATGGCACACCACTTCTGTAGAGAAGCAGCGACATAAGAATTATGCAAAGGAACTGGGATATGCAAATAGGGAGTGCTTTTTTAGTTCTCTTCTGTACCTATACAATTATTCAAGCAACCTTAGCTGTTAAACCTCTTTGGCTCTGTGTCAGTCAAGAATTATGAGTCAGAGGAGTCGACGAGTCAAGCGGAGGTTGAGACTCATAGACTAATCGTGACTAGTCTAGACTACTGCTCGACTAGTTGACATGGTACTGTAGTACTCAACTTACAGTACTCAATTACTGATACCTAGCATGTGGTAGTATATACTATATATTACTGTACAATATACAATAAAATTGAGTTGATCCAGAGGAGGATCACAGCAACATAGGAGAACAGCAAGGGGATGAGCACGACAGCAGAGGGGTGGATCCAGGGGAGGAGCAGAACCAGTGGAGGGCAAGCATCGTAATGCTCCTGGCCGCTGCTGGCGGCGGTGGTGGGTGGCAGCAGCGGCAGCGGGTtaacgggcggtggcggcggcctagTCCCAGGTGAGGCGGCTCGTTGTGGAGCGAGCCTGGAAAGCTAGGGTTGCAACTTTTCCCTCCCACGGGTTGAGAGCTGCTCACTTATCCCTCCCAAATTGAGTTGATCGACTCAAACACCCAGACTAGTCTGGAATAGTCGATGACTAGTCACTCCACCGCTCAACTCAACGAGCTAGTCATGCGAAGAAGCTAGTTGACAATCAGATTGAGACTACTAGACTAGTCGCCCGACTAGTCAAGACTAGTGGTTAGACTCATAATCATTGGCGTCAATGTGCCCATGTCTAGTGTGTGCCCATGTCTGTGTATGTAGTTGGTGTTAAAAAATTTCAAGCTACTTGCTCCGTCGTAAGCTACCAGCGCCAACGACAGCCAGTGTGGCGAAACGGCCTACTCATCTAGTACTTCCTGATCTCCTAAGTTCCACAGCTTTTCAATTGCATGGATAACAACTTGCTAAAACAATTATTAATGACATAACCCACTACTAATACCTGCATAATATATTAATATCGCAATATGGACTGCAAAGTACAAGTATGCAAATACAGAGAGGAAGGTTACCATGTCGAAGAGTTGGGGGAGACAATGATGGTGGGAAACTGGCAAACAAACGAGCACCCACGTTGGTGTGCCTTGATGCAAGGAACCACTCAAGCTCCAAAGTCTTCAGATCCAATGAAACCAAAAAAAAAGGATATTGGTCTTGTCGAAGCCCTTGTAGAAGTATccccccgctacgccaatgagcatATAGCGATCATTTAAAGTGAGCGTTTCCTTTTGCAGCCACTGGTTTTCACCAACTCCATCATTTTGTAACACATAATACCTTAGTTCAGCTGTCAAATTCTCATTCATATACATCCCAATCCTTCCATTCTCTGCCTCCAGAATGATAACCCGTGTGTTATCGGTGAGAGGCGGAAGGTCGACTGCAGAGAAACCCATGCTCTGTGTGTCGAGCATCAGCAACTTGCTCACCGGATACATGGATCCCTTTGCGTAAAATGCCCAACAGAAATATCCGTGTGCATAGTGGCGCATTCGCGGCAACCAGTACAAGTCTTGATGGTTGCCTGGAGCCGGGTTGTCTGATCCTGTGAGCAAACCGATCCAATTTTCAAGTGTAACAGGATGCCACTGTCCAGCACTTGAAGAGAAGATGAGGAGGACCAGCTTGGTTGTGCAATGCGCCAAGCAAATAACTCTGAAAGACATGCCATCCTCATCCTCGGCGACCGGAGGAGCAAGGAAGGGATCGAATCGCACCAAGTCCGGCAGCTGCACCAAGGCGGCTAGGTCGTCGGGGATGGGAGGTAGCAGTATGTACCGCCGGGACAGGGGGTCAGAGACAGCCAGGTCCCTGACAAAGGCGTGGCTGTTGAATTTGGTTTCCTTTGGGAGGCCGGAAAGGAGGACGCGGCCGTCCCGCAAGTCGCGCCGCCAGCGCGCGGCGTTGGGGAGGAAGGTGCACGAGAAGTCGGCGGCGTCAAGCCCAGAAAAAGcgctcgcggcggcggcggaggggtgcggcggCTGGGCCAGATTCAGCAGCGGCCGGTCCCACCGGTGCAGGGGATAGGGAGAAACGATGCCCAGTAGAGGCGGCGGGTGGCGAGTGCGGAAGCGGCGGAGGAATCGGTGATTGGTGACGAGGCGGCGGATGGAGACGCGGGCCATGGAGGCGCGGACGAGGTCGGCGGCGTCGGAGAGGCAGAGGAGGATTTCCTCGAGCATCTCCTCTGGTAGGGTGAGCAGCGTCGTCGGCGGGATGTCGCCTGGAAGGCAGCGAAGCGTGGACGACGCCATTGGGATCGATCTGGACTTCTGGAGTACGGAGGGGAGGGGGGAAGAATGGGGTTTCCGTTTCCTTGCTCTCTCGGGGACTCGGGACTCGGGACTCGGGACATCGGGAGTGTGGAGGGGAGGGGGGAATGGGGTTTCCGTTTCTTGCTCTCTCGGGGACTCGGGACATCGGGAGTGTGGAGAGAATTCGGCCGCTGGTTCAGAATGACTGGAAACGGTGCGACTGTTTCCCCCAAAAAAATGGAAAAAGTCTAAAACAAACCCTGAACTCGTGGAGAAAAGCAAAATGGAACCCTGCTCCTAATCCCTGAAATGAGCACACTCAACTCACTAATCCCGGTCTAAATTAAACCCTGAGACCGTTTTAGAGCTAATTTGCTGACATGGCAGGGATTTCATCAGGATTCTGACTTGTGGGCCACGGATAGGTGGATAAAGAGAGGGGAATCCGAGCTGCTGTTAGGTTCACGGCGAGGACAGAGGCGAGGGGGCGGCGATCTGAGCGGGGCGCAGTGCGGTGGCGCCGGGGGGCAGGGTGCGATGTCGGGGTTCTCAGGGGCATCTTTCGCTCCCGGATTCCGTCGAGCTAGCGGAAGGAGGGAGGCTGAGACAAGGTCGCCGATTCCATACCGCGAGGGCGCCATGGATTACGAGCCGCCGAAGCTCTGCCATTGCAATCCGCCAAGGAAGGCGCCGAGGTGGATATCATGGAGCCGGCAGAACCCCGGCAGGAGGTACTACGCTTGCGTCCATGCGCTGGTGAGCTCCATTTCCCCCTCCATTTTCCATCTGCAagtccctttcttctgccattgcttAGTAAATCTGATACATTCTTTTGTGTTCATTTtgatagaatggtggttgtcggTTTATTGAGTGGCATGATGATCCACTGCCCAAGTTTTTTTCTGATTTGATTGGAGATTTAAGAGATGAAGTTTGGAGACAGAAGGGTGCTAGGACTGAAGATGCAGTTGAAGAGCAAACAATGACAGAAAGTGTGATTCTGGCTCTGCAGGAACAGTTGAAAGAAAAAAGTGTTGAGGCAGATGCAGTGAAGATCAAATATAAGACAATTCTGGTTGTGTTTGTTGTCTTTGTGCTAGGTTTAGTGCTAGGGAAATTTCTAGTGCACTGAATATGTGGTCAGGTTGGTCTTTGTATGGAGAAGGAGAATGGTTGGTTAGTGTCAGTTGTTGCTGGAACTATGTTGATCTATGTTGTTGGTTGATTTCCAATCCAATGTGGCTGGAACTATGTATGATATATTGATCTATGTTGATCCTAGTTATGAAGTATGTGGCATTATCATCCAGTTTGTGCATTTGCCTTGTTGGTTGATTTCCTATCTTGAATAATGAGCATAGTTTTGTTGACAAATGACCAAATTTATGACATGATATGTTGGCAGGAGCATCTTTGCAACAACACAAAACTGGATATGTTGACAAATGACCAAATATTGCATATGTTGCAGGAATAATGTGTTGACAGGAGCATGATCTGTTGACAAATGACCAAATATTTCAGGCATTTTCATTTCAGACATAATAATCCAGTTTGCAACAACACCAAAAGGATTCAAATGTTTGCAACAGGAAATGATCTATGATCATGACAAGCACATAGTTCAGTGCATACTAACAGGAAATgatctatgatcaccaaaagctagttTTCATTACATGGTCACTAGCATAGAAGACATGCTCTACTCATTGCCACTAGCATTGAAGTACTTATAGCTTGGCAGTGAAGATGTTGcagctctcttcctccttttgttgccAGCAGATGTTCCAGCTTGTGCAGTTGGAGTTGTTTTCCTGGGAGGTTTAAACTTTGAAGCAGTTCCACAAGTTGGGGCTGATCTTGCTGCTGGTTGAGAAGTAGGTGCACTTCTAGCTTGTGTAGTACCAGCCTGCAGTACATTCATGTATTAATTGACAGCTACTAAACTCAACTAAAATTATTTGAAGGCAAGGTAAATTACTAATAAGCAACCATATTAATTCACAGGTAATAAACTCATCTAAAATTACCTCAGTGCTTTTTCTTTTCTTGGCTGCCTTCACAAGATGTGCATTTTTTTTCTTGCCCTTCTCTGGATTCTTCTTGCAACCAGATTTGTTGTGGCCTGCAGTGCCACACATTGAACAAACAATTACAGTGCCATGTTTGCTCATTTTTTTGCCAACTGGTTTCTCATGGTCTTCCCTCCTCCTAGCATTCTTCTTGGGCCTGCCTGGCATTCTAACTTTAACATAATCAGGAGCTTCTGGCCTAGGTTTTTCAGAAATAGGCCACATCTCCTCACCTTCCACAGGTTCCAAGCAATGCTCATAGATGCTCATGAATGTGTCAATGTTATAGCAAGGATCAATGTAATCTTCCACTTGTTTCCCACACTTGTATATTGCAGTGATGGCATGAGAACAAGGAAGAGCTAAAAGTTGGAAATAACCACAAGAACAAGTTCTTTTTTCAAGACTTACAGTGTATTGCCTTCTTCTCCCAGTTACCAGTCTCACTTCAAACCCATCTTTGCCATTCCAAAGGACCTCCATGAACT is a window of Triticum dicoccoides isolate Atlit2015 ecotype Zavitan chromosome 2B, WEW_v2.0, whole genome shotgun sequence DNA encoding:
- the LOC119362575 gene encoding uncharacterized protein LOC119362575 — translated: MASSTLRCLPGDIPPTTLLTLPEEMLEEILLCLSDAADLVRASMARVSIRRLVTNHRFLRRFRTRHPPPLLGIVSPYPLHRWDRPLLNLAQPPHPSAAAASAFSGLDAADFSCTFLPNAARWRRDLRDGRVLLSGLPKETKFNSHAFVRDLAVSDPLSRRYILLPPIPDDLAALVQLPDLVRFDPFLAPPVAEDEDGMSFRVICLAHCTTKLVLLIFSSSAGQWHPVTLENWIGLLTGSDNPAPGNHQDLYWLPRMRHYAHGYFCWAFYAKGSMYPVSKLLMLDTQSMGFSAVDLPPLTDNTRVIILEAENGRIGMYMNENLTAELRYYVLQNDGVGENQWLQKETLTLNDRYMLIGVAGGYFYKGFDKTNILFFWFHWI